From the Anaerolineae bacterium genome, one window contains:
- a CDS encoding type 1 glutamine amidotransferase, giving the protein MRLNGKKIAIFVEDLFEDLEFWYPYYRLKEEGASITAIGPKARSYTGKHGVPATADVGIDEVNAKEFDALVIPGGYSPDKMRRTPAMVEFVKQSHLAGKLVASICHGPWMLASAEIINDTKLTSFFSIKDDMIHAGADWVDEEAVFDNNIITSRNPDDLPAFCQKIIVALG; this is encoded by the coding sequence ATGCGCTTAAACGGTAAAAAAATTGCAATATTTGTAGAAGATTTATTTGAAGATCTGGAATTTTGGTACCCCTATTACCGGCTAAAAGAAGAGGGGGCCAGCATAACCGCTATTGGCCCTAAAGCCAGGAGCTATACCGGTAAACACGGCGTCCCTGCTACTGCCGATGTTGGTATTGATGAGGTGAATGCCAAAGAGTTTGACGCCCTCGTTATCCCCGGTGGCTATTCACCCGACAAAATGCGACGGACCCCGGCCATGGTTGAATTTGTCAAACAAAGTCACCTGGCAGGCAAGCTGGTGGCTTCTATTTGTCACGGTCCCTGGATGCTGGCCTCGGCAGAAATTATCAACGATACCAAATTGACCAGCTTTTTCTCCATTAAAGACGATATGATACACGCGGGAGCCGATTGGGTTGACGAAGAGGCGGTCTTTGATAATAACATTATCACCTCTCGTAACCCGGATGACCTGCCTGCCTTTTGCCAAAAGATTATCGTCGCCCTGGGCTAG